One part of the Phragmites australis chromosome 3, lpPhrAust1.1, whole genome shotgun sequence genome encodes these proteins:
- the LOC133912049 gene encoding small ribosomal subunit protein uS10y-like produces MAAAAVYGGLKGKLGVEGAPELQLNRIRITLSSKNVKNLEKVCADLVKGAKDKQLRVKGPVRIPTKVLHITTRKSPCGEGTNTWDRFEFRIHKRVIDLISSPDVVKQITSITIEPGVEVEVTIADV; encoded by the exons ATGGCAGCAGCGGCGGTGTACGGCGGCCTCAAGGGAAAGCTGGGCGTCGAGGGTGCGCCTGAGCTGCAGCTCAACCGCATCCGCATCACCCTCTCCTCCAAGAACGTAAAGAACTTGGAGAAAG TTTGTGCAGATTTGGTGAAGGGAGCCAAGGACAAGCAGCTGAGGGTTAAGGGACCTGTCAGGATCCCCACTAAGGTTCTCCACATCACCACCCGCAAGTCCCCTTGTGGTGAAG gaACAAACACATGGGATCGGTTTGAGTTCCGCATCCACAAGAGAGTGATCGACCTGATCAGCTCCCCAGATGTGGTGAAGCAGATCACCTCCATCACCATTGAGCCTGGCGTCGAGGTTGAGGTG